The window ACATGGACGGTGAACACAACTAGCGAATCCGCTCTCGACCCGGATCCGCTAGAACTCGATCCGAAccgataagatttttttttccatttttcgtcataaaatattattattagttgGAGTAGGGACGACATGCGATTGAGTTTTTGTTCGAGGGGCTCACACATTCATCGAATCATTTTGGATATTCAAGCATACCTCACACACTTAAATTAGattaattatttttgttaataataCATATGAGACAACTGTAGAAAGGAATTAGATACTTAAACGGAATATGTAATGAGTATAAATATTCGAGAAATTTATTTGATTTACATATGGGAACAGTGCATGTGGTCACACctaatttaaattttaacttTTATTAAATGATAATTAAATTTGAAATATGGATTACTAATATGGTATTATTTTCGATCATTTGAGAATCGACATCGACTATCTAAGATGACAAAGCTTTTGTTGGGCACCCAACACCAACAAATATTTCGTCATTAAATCGGTGCTCATAAGAATGAGACTATATAAAGGAGCATTCTCACTTACGTCAGGGaatgaacaaaaaaaaaggaaagcaaagAAAGGTCATAAGCTTTAGACACCAAAGAGCATGTACAGACTCCACTATCAGAGGGGTTTTTGTCAGATGAATCACCGATGTAATCTTTTGGAAGAAACAAGCCCCTTAAATTGAAGGATGAAAATGAAAATGGGATACAAACGCTTCTTGTCTACAGAAAAATTGTTCCTTCATTTAAGTCCAAGTCATAAATACCTAGCAACTCCTCTTTTGGATGAAATAGTAATCGAAATGCCAGTCAGGTTGAGTCAATTTTATCAGATATAATTTGAACATATCAATTCCTAAATTAGAATTAAATCTTGATAGAGCGAGTCAAATTCCACCCAAACCAATTTCATTAATGACCAAATGATCATATCACGAAACAAACAACAATAAGAATGTCCGCAGACCTATTGTTTGATAATTTATCattaatatttataaaagatAAGTGGTAAACACAAGATTCAAacccagaatcttatgataaattatcaaattctTTATTAACGAAAATAGTTGGCACataaaaaaaagttaataatatattattattatttttaatgaatttttagtgTAATTTGTTGTCATTTTGAGTAACATTTGATTGAAACTTTCCATCCTATTTCTTTAGGAAATAAAGCTTTATATGTAATGGATCTTAAGTTCCATCGTTACCTCGACATAGAGATGGGCATATTGAAAGACGAATTGTAATTCACTAAATATCTAAGGGAGAATTAACGAGGAGGAAGAATTGCAATGTTCTAACCATTTAAAATCCACTAAATGTTCTCATCATTGAATCGAACTCCAAAGTAAGAGACAATATATCTAGTTAAATAAGAACATTTAACATTTATTTGCTCTTGTTAATCCAAGAGTATACAcaattgtaacaaaagttacgaaTTCAAAATCTCATATAATAAATTTTGCAACTGTCACTAATTTGACTGATAAAGATGGATTTCATCAAAATATATATGAGAGCGAAGGATGATAAGAGAAGCCAAAAATCTTCTCCGCTCGAAAGCAGATTCAAGCTACAGTGGAACACATGAAACCGATTCTGACAGGAAGTGATAGAAATGGTGAATTATGAAACTGAGAAGagtgtgtagagagagagagagagagagaccttttGATAAAGGTTCTGAAACACAGTTTCATTCCTAAACACTTGAAGGAAAACAAATTAACTACATCTCTGACCGGGGCAAGCTCCGATTCATTCTTATAGGAGCTCTTCTTGATTTGGAGAGTGAGAGAGGATCAGAGGACTCTGGTATCTCATAAAATAATCTAGTATGAAGGAAGGGGCAACAATTTGTATCCGTTATATCAAAaagagggtttgtgtttaaatagAGACCTGAGCTTTTCAACTAAATGGCAAATGGTAGTCGCTACAAAGTACAACAAAGTGTAGATATCTGGTAACATGACCATGAGATCCGTCTTAAAATCAGATTTGGCTGATCACCAATAGTGAACCCTTGATATCAATGGCCAAAAGCATCACTAGAATTTAGATACCAATTGGAGTTTGCGAGCTTGGAAGAACTTACAACGGCCTTTACCGCTGGATTCAATATCTTCGCTTTTCCTTTTGTATCCAGTGAAACCAAGATCAGACAACTTTTGCTGGTGTTTACTCCTTCCATTGTTGGGGCAATCTTCATCCATTTTGTCAGACTCCCTAAATCAAGCCAATTCACCAAGTAAAACACTGAGAAAGATCATTCATACTGCAACAACAAAATGAACAAATAACACTGTATATTGACAAACTGCCGCTTGAACATATAATTGAAAAGTTGTTTTTGAACTGATGAAAGAAATTTTCAATTTGATTTTAAGAAAAACTTACCAAACTACTTCAACAAAATCCTTGAAGTAAGGCTTGCATGTTCCCCAACTGAAGCGCACTATTGTTGGAAAACCAAACACCATATGCTTGTGGCGGTCTAACCACGCTTTTGTTTCAGGGTCTGCTCAACAATATTGGTAAAGTCAAAATGCTATTGTGAAAAGGGAAATTCACAAGGATAACAATCCAGTTCCTTCACCAATTTGTACAGATACTTGAGTCGATATCACTCCATTCCTCAACAAATCAAAAGGCCCACTGATGAcagtccttgggtagtcataaaaCAGGTGGGACTGTCATTAATGGATGTTTGAGAAGTCAAATGTGAGAGATGGAGAGTGTATGATGGGGAGACGATGGTCTCATTCCCCATACAAATCAAAGAGGATACTAAACCAATTCTCAAACAAAGCCTGAAAGTTCTACCTCCTGGATAGCCGGATCCAAAGTTTCTTTGCATATTCTCAGCAGTTTCATCAAGGACCCAATTGCGCAATGCTCTATCTCTGGTGACCTGCATTAGCAATGATCAAAACAAGCCCCACTTTGATGGTTCATCCTTAATGTTTTTCAGATACAAAAAAAGAACAGCAAGATGTCAGCATATCCTTCCTTATGCAAAGTAAATTGTACAAAACTTATAAGTAATGTTAACATCAATCGAGCTAAAACAAGAACCATGCTGAGGACAAATGAAAAATTGTGGATTGAGCTCTCACCAAAATTTCAATTGTCATTCATTTCTAAAGCATTAACCCAACCAAACAGGTTTCtaaataaatatctcattcttttTAAACACACAAGAATAGGGAATCCAGCATAGTTCTGCTGTTGTGTTCTGTAGATGGTGCAGATCGGTCTGGTGAGACATGATGCAGGTCGATGACAGCATTGAGCTATTAAATATCAAACTATTTCTGAACCCAGGGCAAAATCCAAAGCATTCTGTATATACCAAACTAAGATCCAAATAACTAGCTCGACAACTTCTCTTAGTTACTGAATGCAACATATCGCTATACCCGACTGAGAGGATCAGATATTAGTGAAGACCTATTAAAGGAATGTTTAGTAAGAAGGAGGCTCATCAGATTCTCATGCTTACCTTGGCAACTATACTAGCACCACTAACAACAGGATAAAGGCTATCAGCTTTCTTGGCCACCACAAATTTTACACCAGGAAATTTTTCAGATAATTTGACTCTATACTTCTCAGCATCTCCAACAGTGTCCACATATaccttgataaaaataaaattcttttaAGTTAATAGAATTGTCTCAGAAAAAAAGAGTCAATTTCATCATTTTCAGGGGATAGATTGGTGTATACTTAACCTCGGTTAAGAGAACTCCCATATCAAGAACCCTTTTAACAAGGCCAATAGCTGAATTGTGGGATATCTCATTCAAATTGATTTTTGTCCTGCCAGAAGTGAATGATGTATTGTTACAGAATCCCATAGCTCATTTTCATATGCAGAGTAGTCATCCTACACTGACCTCTTTAACATTTTAGCTGAAAGCTCTCTTGGATCTATGACATCAACTTCCCATCCAATAGAATCATCAGCTTTTATATTCTCAAACAACTCTTCCCTTTTTTCCTCCTTAAGAGTCTTCGAATCTGTGAAAAAGTGAAACAACAAATGAACTGTCCGATGAAGTGACCTTTAATTGGCAAAGTGTACACTGATTAAGAATATGTCATAAGCCAAATCAACTTGCAACTACACTATCAGTTACTCATGTTGACAcattattttcattacacaaAATAAAACAATGTCACATACACATCAAACTTCAGTAATTTGACAGGTAAAATCTCTTTGTTTGCAAAGCAAAGGACTCGTCAGCCATTCAATAAAGACTATATcttcaaaaggaagaaaaagagaagtgTTAAGTTCCTCCCCAGGGTAACTGTAATTCCAAATCGGTTCTGATTACAATGTTCAAAGGCTAATGCTACTTTTTCGGTTATCTACCGAACCTCAACCGCAAAACCCAGATGGACCCTTTTTTTGCAACAAAGATTCAATCTTTCCCAACAAGAGACAAGTCAACATTAAATAATCAAGAACATTGAACAATCAGTAGAAGATGCTAAGGATTTGAACCTGCAAAGTTCAATGTGGCGAGGGTCTTCTGGTACGAGAGCGTGCAGTACAAGCATCCATACACCATGGGACCTGAAGCACAACAAGAGAGTCGAAGTAAGAATCAAGCAGGCGAAAGTAAACGGAAGGAAAAGAAATGCAGGAATGGTACCCAAAACAGGGCCTCTCCCGGCTTCGTCAATGCCCATGATGCAGGGCTTCGATGCCCATTTGGGCAATGGTGCAGAACTCATCCCCCCCCTCTCCACCAATCTCTCAATGGCCTGCCCTCCAACACGAAACCACGCTCCgcagcaacaagaagaagaacaagaacccTAATTGCTGCTCCCGCCTACAAAAGCCATGATCCAGTTAGTTCCCTTTCTCTATTTCCTTACCCACATAATTGGACAACATAATATGGTAAGGCTGTTTTTAGCAGAAAGTAGAGTGTTTGGGACATGTGAAACCACAGCTAAGGCAAGCATTTTCAAGCTAATCATCAATTGTTTGGAATTACctaatatttcatttttatcactCAGCAAACCATTTGATCTAAGACCAAACAACGCATAAGGGGCCTAAGCTCTCAAGCCACAATCCCCAGCAAATAAAGGAAAATGCTTTCAATTTTTGAGTTTTCAATAGAATTTATCACCTCCAATTATCAGAATTAAAGACTTGTACTTCAAAGTTAGAACTAAAGAAGCAAAATTGTTTTCACATAAACTGAAAGCCTTCAGCTGCCAGAACCACTAAAAGCAATGGTTAGCTTTATGTCATGATAAGCCTTGAAACAGAAAACATTCAAAGGCCATAATTATCTCAGAATTACTTCATGTGTGCCAGTTAATGGATCCAGAGAGCAAATGTTTTGTCATACAAGATGAACTTATGTATATTGCCAATGTTAGGATGACTCCATCAAAGGGATCATTTTAGACACCCAATTTGTGTACCTTTATTGTATGTAGTCAAAACAATATGTAATGTTCCACTTAGTTGAGCAATATCAAATGCTATGACAAAGATCTTGATAGAAAAATAGTAACAAAGGGCAGATCAACCAAGATTACTTGTGTCACTTCAGAAGTTGAAATGTTGTCTAGCATCACACCATCACACACCTACGAGATTTCAAAATAGAACGAAAATTTGGACCCAGAGACTAAACAGCACCTTATCAAATGTGAAAACCCAATCGAACTACTTCCCCGCGATGATCTATGTGACCGAGACCTCCCTCGAATAGTCATTGCAGGTCACAACTTGCAACGCGTTGTTTCGCAGCTCGTCCTCGTTGGACGACCTGCAAGCAAATCGGcacaacaaaaagaaagaaaaccacTAAATAAACAAAGAACGAACTGTAAAATCGGCCACAAACTGAAATCACACAGAACACACCACCCAGATCAGCTACCAAATCGTAAACCCTAACCCTTATCTAGCAGACAAGAGGGCAACAAAGGGCGTATCGTTGACGTTGACAGCCTTTTCTTTCCCGTGACAATATCCCATCCCTAGAAGATCAGAGCGAGAGAGACAGAGATCAAAGTTTTGTTAATGGCGACGCAAAAAGGGGAAAAAGATGGGAGGGAGCGGCTCGCTTGCTCACTCGTGCTCTCTTAAGAATGGCCGTTCAAAATTTCATCACACGCGATGGAACCCCGAGAACTATCAGTCGTTGGATGCCGCGATCGAGCCAGATTTAACGACTGAGATCGTGAGAGGAGCATCCCAGTTTCATCCTGCCGGTGCGAGCCTAAGATGCGGGGTTGGgctcctatgattctatttggTAATTCATGACCGTCCGATTAGATATTGACGGTGATCACGAATAGCGAACCCTGTCTCGAACCAAGTCCGCTCTGACTCGATCCGACCTGATAATGATTTTAGTCATCATTAAACCAACTAATCAAAGTGAGGGTTTGACATATATTTTTTATCCAACTAACTtatgttaaaaatttaaaatctcaTCTAATATACTTTTGAAGGTATCAGCTGACTtagttgataaatattttaatagaatATTATGATATCTTAAGCTCCAATCCCCTCTCCATCATTTatctttcataaaaatatatatattcataaattaaatataaatatttattaaattatttaaattaatatatatgagACAAGCAAGATTAGAAAAGTAGATACTCAAACTAAATATGATTGGGTACAAATACTCAAGAAATTAATCAGATTTATATATGAGTACAATGCATGCGATCACatctaattttattaaataataaattaaattaaaattattaattactAAGTTAggattaaatcatgataaagcgAGTCAAGTGGATCAGTGACCAAATGATCGTATtgtgtttttttttaattgagcTTCTAAATAAGTTAAATCATGTTTTAATtatcaattatttttaataatattttgttgAAGATTTTTTACCCAATTTCTTTTAAGACGAGTGTTTTGCTTATGTGAATGTATGTGTAAGTATAAAAATCGTGATTATGTTATTATTacgtaaaaaaattaatattaaaaattaaaattaaataataatatattaaatttataatatgtaCCTTTTGATGCTACTCAGAGAGTCTTTATCTAATCTGCAAGTGTATTGTCATCGGATTTAAAAGTCAAAACAACATTGATTTGCAAGGAAAACTAAGTtcgtcttttccttttttttctatcCTTCATAGGACCCTATCAATGATCGATTAGAGATAAAGGGAAATAAGAGAAGCTATATTGattttttcatctctataagatTCTGACCTCTTATAGACGAGAACAAAAGGTCTAGGATGATAATTGAGATAGTCTCTCTCATCAAAGTCATCTCCTAAATAATCCTATTATAATTAGATTTCCTTTTTAATGGACGATAACCATAATCATAATccaattatgtttataatatatcttacataatcAAATAAGattacataatctaacattctcacacttggcccattaattggtaaggtatataaaattaaaatcaaaatacataaaataaaattttattattattttttaattagattttgaaacttttaaaaaatattttatacgtacatatgaattttataaaataagctaataaattaaataaacataatactatattaagtttgaCTATTAATGTGAGTCATATGATTATATGTCATTAATATCATACTTTCTTCTGTATACCATAATATTGTTAACCCTTCCTAATGCAGTCTAAAATGACctatataatttatcttgtcaagataatcttGTTATATACATTTaatcataatatgtacatacataaatatgATCAAGATAGtaaaaacaaataactttaattatgtaATTAAGAATATCAAATATAATATCTACTTAAATATACattaccatatcttttatgggttgcTTATGAATCCAATGATAAGAACATGCTTTTTTAAACATTTTAAGTTGTAAGTCATAAGTGAATGGATCATTAATCAACAGAGTGAAACTTAAGTTCTTAATTAGCATTAATTGTTTCTTAACTATTTATTTGACAATCAAGtactttatattataatatatagaatAGCTAGAGTAATTATCATTCTTAGAAAAAAAAACTACTATAATATATCAAAAACAATCTTCATCGACTTGGCAATTTAGTCTAACTACACCCGGCactgagataaaattttataattataaagctTAGCTTGATTAGTGAccacaaatcatttcataaaatcaGCTTCTATTGTTGATAATGTAATAatatattgatttatattttttctataaattatctaatataaatagaaaacaaaaagtgAACTTTATGCTATCAAAGtaattaacaaaatcaatatataaaaataccacaatttcaagttgattaaatttcatatatatgagcatataatccttaATTCATTTCAGATATCTTATTACATTTCTTGTAACCTTTTAGTATTTCATTCTTTGGTAACTCTAATATATACATAGTATttcgattataaaatttatatttggtATAGTATAagcttgagcatataatagattttcaactatgcatacataataaatatttttttatttgattcttttctaagttattttaaaaatatttattttgattaaaaaattttaCTTATATTATTTGCTAAACAAatctttatattaaattttttcaaAACTCAATCAATATATATCCTTTTTGAGATAATCCTAGCAATCCTTGAGATATATCTctaaatatctcaatgctaataacataagatatctcattcatatcaacaatCTTAAAATTCTTGATTATAAATTTCTTAATTTCGTACAATAAATCAGAATCACTACTAGCAAGCAAAATAATATCTGCATACAAGACTAATATAACAAACTTACTTTTTCTAATcttcatatataaataataatcaatagttatttttttaaatatgaagAAACTAATTGTATCaaaaaactttatatatcattatctagaagtttatttatagtcataaatggattttctaaatttgcatagcaaattttatatttctttcattttttataaatcatttaagtttatatatatatatatatatatatatatatatatatatatatatatatatatatatatatatatatatccttattcaaaaaacttattttcacatctatatgatataactcaaaatcataatgaatcactaatgtcataatgattcttaaagagtttatttaaaaaactaaaaaatatctcattatgattgatatattttcttttagtaTAACCTTTGATCATATGTTTGGTCATTATATCAATCGATATTATCCTTTTAGTTACTCTTCGTTTTAAGATTCATTTGCAATTAACTTTTTAACAATTATTAGAAAATTTAATGATCCATTGATTTAAAATCTATTTTTATtgtattatatcatttttcagaATTGTTACTTTCTATATCGTGTGAAAACAATAAGAGatcattttgattcttatatcataattttattcttatagatataccacataataatcAGAAATGACAAGTCTCCTTTCTTTTTAAAATCTTCTAGAAACTATTAGTTATGATTGTTCCACAAGTTTATTAATAACGATATCAatatcatgtgagagttcatcaatattatttcttttcatgtgaattgaagacccttatctctataggacaatgctaaatatgtaaatgtctcaagTTAGGTTTCTTATTTatccataatttaaaaaaaatttgatggaATTGAGTTACTAGAAAccctattcaagatatacataatcaTCCTTAAAGGTTTTCCTTACATTGATTTGGGTACAGAACAATAACTCATCATACTCCTaactatatatataaaagtatgaTTTCATCTTTTAGTAATCTCATTCTGCTATAGCACACTTTGTAAGATATATTAAATACCCCATGTTTTAGGAATCCAATAAAAGACTCAAATTATGATTAGGCTCATCATAACTATCATAACATTTATCACCCTTATCAGATCTAATaaatttaacttttctatctaattatctcttgaCTTCATTTATATATACCTAAAAGTGTTAATAACTTGAGACCTTAGATAATCATATCTCAACGGataatctataaaagtgataaaacatCTCTCTCCACTAAGATAGGAAACATAGAGTGAGCCGTAAATATAAGCATATAAAATCTTCCTAAGTCTATGAAACTATATCTCATTCCAATATTTGATTACAAGATTattgcaaactcaagattcacattgattctgtacaaaccataatACATAATTTAAAAGTTAACAtttataaaatcataaatataCTAAGCTTAAAACTACCAAAATAGAAACAATATCATGATAATTCTATATAAAGAACTCAAATTTCTAAAATTACAGAAACATAACACTAGATGAATCATCTCTATAAACTACTAttataatttctaaaattatagGTGACAAGTATAAACTACTATTTCTTTCGCTTTAAGATAATTCTCTATAACAGTAAATATTTCTTACTCTTTTGGTTCTCGTATTAAAATGAATCTTTATTGTTTATAACATGAGTTAAATCGTTAGTATCAACCTACCAAGTATTAGAAAAGAACTTCTATAacatttgattcgaaacatacaaatgtCATATTTATATTTTCCTTTCAAACCAAAACCTTGTAGTCCTTCTTCACATGACCTTTCTTGCCATAGAAATAATATTGTTACTATAAATATTTTCCTTTTAtaagtatatataatatttataaactcaattgatttatttgataaattatgcTACAACCTTTTATTATTACCCACTGCTCAAGTAGTATCTAAAATATTACgagtctttttttattttaatcttaattatttataaatatatatatatatatatatattagtcagctcatttaagttttatttattcttaattttattatagtgaattttaaattagtcaaactaaaaaaaataagattaagaATAAATTGTACGAGAAAAAAACCTAATTATATTCATACGCAATATTCTTAAGCTTACAACCTTGTCAAACATATTGAGGATATAATATTGAATTTCTCAAATACTGTCAAACAAAATTTTAGTCAGTATTTTCATTAATATattaactaatgacttatcaacaaATTTAAATTGAGCTTTAAGTACTCTAGAACACTAGTTATAAACTGTAATAAGgtctaaatattattagcaattatcataaaattgagtcatTTAAACCTTTTTCGATCATTTATCTAAATTATTCGTTTCACAAAACTTTTAGTAGTTTTGTCTGTGATCCTTTCAACAAGTCCAATCAAGGTTTAACACACTTAGTATAAATTACATATGCTcaagttatttataataatttaatccaaaaaatatagtgatatttataagaatataatgaaggaagtaccactatagtaaaataatatgatattaatGCTTTGATTTTTTTTAGTAAATGTTGAACTAATGATATCATCTCTATTTCAcccttgggtgaaatattgacataactATTAATATCATCTCTACTTCCACCTTTAAGTATCAGATGGGTCTTTTTGGGTACATCCCCAATTTAGTTTTGTTTTGTTGGGTTCTTATCGAACTCACTCATCTCTTGACATCAAGTTTGTGATAGACTCAAACTTGAACTAAGATTGGCTTCGAACCTCCGCTATGTGTTGGACAATCAAGTTTAGCTTTACTAGAATGTTGTGAAAGGAAGAGCTCAATAAAAGAATGTCACAAACTATATGAGCACAAAAGCTACCATTGGAGCTGGTCAACAATACGGAGGGCTGCAATTGCATCATGCTACCCTATGGTGGGATAGAGTGATGCTTTGGTATACGTGACCAACAATAACATAACGCCTATAAAGTGGTGATCACGACATCAATATAGTTAAACCCTCCAAAGATGTGGCTCCCTATACCAATATATTTGAACCCCTTGAATAGATGGTTCCTAACACCAACATAGTCGAACCGCCGAAGAGGTGGCTCTCGACACCAACACAATCGAATTTTGAACTAAAGAAGTACAATCGTTTTCACATAAAAATTGAAAGCCTTCAATCACCAGAATCACATGAAAGGCAATGGATGACCTATGTATCATGATAAACCTTGAAACAGAAAACAACTAACGGTCATAATTACCTGAGAATCAATTCATATGTGCAGTTAATGGGGCCAGTGAGCAAATGTTTGTCTTACAAGATGAACTTATGTCTATTGCTGATGTTAGGATGACTCCAACTGAGGGATCATTTTAGACACCCAATTTGTGCACGATGTCAAATATTGTGacaagaaatgacaaaaatcTTAAAGAAAATAGGAACAAACGAGCAAGATCAACCAAGATTACTTATGTCACTTCAGAAGTTGAAAGGTCCTCAAATATCACTCCATCACACACCTACGAGATTTCAATATCAGTTGAAAATTTGGAACCAGAGACTATATCGCACCTTATCAAATGTGAAAAC of the Musa acuminata AAA Group cultivar baxijiao chromosome BXJ3-2, Cavendish_Baxijiao_AAA, whole genome shotgun sequence genome contains:
- the LOC135582718 gene encoding ribonuclease H2 subunit A-like, translating into MSSAPLPKWASKPCIMGIDEAGRGPVLGPMVYGCLYCTLSYQKTLATLNFADSKTLKEEKREELFENIKADDSIGWEVDVIDPRELSAKMLKRTKINLNEISHNSAIGLVKRVLDMGVLLTEVYVDTVGDAEKYRVKLSEKFPGVKFVVAKKADSLYPVVSGASIVAKVTRDRALRNWVLDETAENMQRNFGSGYPGDPETKAWLDRHKHMVFGFPTIVRFSWGTCKPYFKDFVEVVWESDKMDEDCPNNGRSKHQQKLSDLGFTGYKRKSEDIESSGKGRCKFFQARKLQLVSKF